GATGACCGGAATGTCCCCGTAGCGGTCACTGTCGGCCAGCTGCTGCAACACCTGGTAACCGCTCATGTCCGGCATCATGATGTCGAGCAGGACCAGGTCGAAGCTGCCGCCCCGCAGGATTTCGAGCCCCTGCTTTCCGCTTCCGGCGGTGGTAACGCTGTGCCCCTGTCGCTCCAGCAGCCGCCGCATGAGATCGCGGCTGATTTCCGTGTCATCAACGACGAGCAGGTTCCCCCGGGTGGCGGCGGTGAATGCCGGCTTCATGGTGTCCAGGGAGGGGATGTCGTGAATGACACCCCGGACCAGGGCTTCGGCCTCGGAGGGTGCCGCCACCGCGTTCGCCAACCCCGGCCCGCCGGAGATGAAGCCGACGAGCTCGTCGACACAGGAGAGGAACTGCCGTCCGGCGCCGCGGATCTTCTCCAAGTCTGGGACCAGGGCATCGGCCCCGCCCGCTGCCGCGTCCTCGATCAGTATTTCAGTGTAGCCGATGATCGCATTCAGCGGTGTGCGCAGCTCATGACGGAGACTGGCGCCGAAAGCCTCCCTTTCGTGCTCCGTCGTGGCCGTCACGAAGGGCGTTTCCTTGAGGCGGCCGTCAACCAGTGCGGACAGCCTCACGCCCAGGGCATGAATTCGAGACAGGTCCTCTATCAGACCGACCCATCCCTGTGCCTGCGCATCCTCCAGCAGCAGTTCGCTGTACTCGATAATTGCGTCCACGGGCGTGCGCATTCGATCGCGCAGGCCGGCAAGAAACACCCGGCGAGATCGTGTCATGGTCTCTCGCGCCCTCGCAGCAGCGCCTGCATCTTGCCGAGCAGCCGCTCAAACTCGACCGGCTTGGAATCGTAATCGTCGCAGCCTGCCTCAAGCGCCTTGTCACGGTCTCCGGTCATCACGTGCGCGGTCAGCGCGATGACGGGTATGGACGCCGTCTGCGGCAGCCCCTTGATCCGCCGGGTGGCCTCCCACCCGTCGACCACGGGAAGGCTCATGTCCATCAGGATCAGGTCCGGACGCTCCGCGACCGCAACCTTCACGCCCTCCTCGCCGTCCAGGGCGATCAGGACCTCATAGCCCTTGCGCTGGAGCCTGCGGGAGAGCATGTCCCGATTCATCTCGTTGTCCTCCACCAGCAGAATTCTGAGCATGGCTCTCCCGGGTCAGGCAGATCGTGCGCGTCTTCCCGTGTCGGCTGGCAGCAGGGCTTCTCCTGGTCGAGCCGCTGCGGAACACGGAAGCGTCACGGTGAACGTCGTTCCCTGGCCAGGCGCGCTTGCGACCCGGATCTCCCCGCCCATCACGCTGCAGAACTGCCGGGTAATCGCGAGGCCGAGCCCGGTGCCGCCGTATCTTCTCGTCTGCGCATCGGCCTGCCAGAACGGCTGAAAGAGCAGTCCCATCTGCTCGGGGGTCATGCCGATGCCCGTGTCGCGCACGGTCAGGGAAAGCCGCGCGCCGCCCCCGGGCTCCTGCCGGGTCGCGTCCAGGGTTATCGTCCCCTGCTCCGTGAACTTGCAGGCGTTGCTCAGCAGGTTGAACAGGATCTGGCGGACCTTCGTGACGTCCGCGTACATCGAGCCGAGATCGTCAGGACGGTTGATCGCAAGCACGTTCGCGTTCTTGGCGATCAGGGGCTGGACCATGTCCACCACTTCCTCGATCAGGCCGGCGACGTCAAAAGACTCCGGCGAGAGCTCGATCATGCCGGCCTCGATCTTGGAAAGGTCGAGGATGTCGTTGATCAGCACCAGGAGGTGCTTGCCCGAGGCACGGATCTTCTGGAGGTCCGGGATCAGGTCCTTCTGATTCCGGTCCTCGGCCTCCTCCGTCAGCATCTCGCTGTAGCCGATGATGGCATTCAGCGGCGTACGCAGCTCATGGCTCATGCTCGCCAGAAAATCGGACTTGTGGCGGCTCGCGGTCTCGATCTGCTGATAGAGGCTCTTGAGCTCGTTGCTCATGCGGTTCAGGTTGTCCGCCAGGGTGCCGAGCTCGTCGCGGTTCGGCACGTCGACGCGCTTTGAGAAATCCCCGGAGGCGATCTGCTTGAGACGCGAGTCCATGAGCGTGATCGGCTGGACCAGGGATGTCGAGACCGCATAGCCCAGCAGTATCGCCAGCCCGATGCTCCCCACGGCGAAGCCGATGACCACCCAGCGCGAGGTCAGGTAGGCCCGATGGCTCTCGTCCACGCGGGCCTCCATGTCGGCTTCGGCCCGGTTCACCATTTCATTCGTCAGCCGCTCCAGACTGTCCGCCAGCGGGGGGGTCTGGCTGCGCAAGGCCTCCGCCCGGGCGAAATCGCGCCGCCGGGTCAGCTCCAGGACCTGGACGATCAACTGGTTGAGCCGTTCATGCTCCGCGTTGATCTTCCCGAACAGCTCCACTTCGTTCTTGGTCACGAACTGGAGCCGCTCGAGGTCGTACCGGTACTCGTTCAATTGGCGGAGGGCGTTCTCGAGCTCCCGCTCCTGCGGCGAGAGCAGCGCGGACGTGGCTATGTAGAGCTGGGCGATGGTGTCGCGCTGCAGCTGGCGGAACGCCGCGACCTTCCTGCGGAGCCGGCTGAGGTCCTCGGATCGCCGGTTCATGCCGCTCAGGACCTGCATGACGACGAGGCCGAAGACAATCAGCAGCGCCGCAATGGCGAAGAAGGCGCCGACGAGCTTGGTGTGGACCGTGAACGGGGCCTTGGATACGAGCCGGGGAAGCCAGTTCTTCATCTCCTCCCCCTGCCTCTCATGGTGCGCAAGGCATATTCGCCTCCTACCAGGCGGTTATCCGGAATTCCTTCTTCAGTCCGTTGATGAAGCGCCAGTCGGTGTGCTGGTTGATGAACTCCTGGGGCGCCGTGGCGAGCAACCCGGTCTCCCGCATGCGCAGAGCGTAGAAGCGGATCGTGTCTTCGGGGTTGTACTCCCGCCATCGGCTGTACGGGATGGCCTTGAGGGCCCGGAGGATCGACTCATATTCCGCTTCGGGCCTGAACTTCTTCGCAATGATGGTCCTGGCCGCAAGGACTGGATCGCGACCGACGATGTCGATGGCCTTGAGGATGGCGCGAAGGGCCCGCCGGGTGGCGACAGGGTTCTTCTCGATGAAGTAGCTCTGCCCGGACACCACGCAGCAGAAATACTGGGACCACGGCTTGTCGACGTTGGTGTCGATCAGGAGATGACCGATCCCCTGCTCGATGAGCTCGTACGACCAGGGCGGAAAAGTGATGAAGGCATCGATCTTCCCCTCGCGGAAGAGGCGCATTGCTTCATCCTTGTTGACCCAGGCGTACTGGATGTCCGTGCGCGGGTCGAGACCCACGTAGGCCACGATCGTGGAGAAAAAGATGTGCGGGCCGCTGTTGACAAAGGGCCCCACCCAGACGGTCTTCCCCTTGAGGTCGAGAACCGAACGGATCCGCTCGCTGCCGACGAGCGCGTAGCACCCCACGTGCAGGCCTGACAGGATCTTGAGCGGAGGCCGCTGCTCCTCGAGACTGAACATCATCACCGCGGAGAAGCTCGGGCTCAGGTCGATGGCGCCTTCCCTGGCGAGTTTCGCCGTATCCTCCTGCGACTGTCCGACCACGTACTGCACGTCGGTGAAGCCTTCTTCGCGCAGGAGCGGTTCGGCCACGTACATGGGCGCCCAGCAGGCCGGGTCGGCTCTGCGGATCCGCAGTCTCGTCGTCTCGGGCGGCGGTTCCTTTGCCGCGGCCGCCGGCGCCGATCGCAAGCCGAGCCCGGCTGCCGCACCCGCCAGCGCCAGCGCTCCCAGGAACGTGCGCCTGCTCCGATCCTTTATCCCGTGCCTATCCACGGGGCACCTTGCTCTCGCAGCGCCGAGTACGGTTCATCGAATGTGCGGGGCAGGATCGGGCGCAGATTGATGAGAGGCAGCCGAGAAGCCGGCTGAACTCATGGAAACTCATCTCCGCGCATGATAGTCGGGATTCTCTGGGCAAGGTGCCCGGTTGTCAAGCCACTCGCCGGCGGGAAAGGCGTGTTGTCCGGTTCCTACGCCACGGCCGCCACAGGGCGCGAGAACCTGGCCCGTTATCTCAATGCGTCCTTGCGGCTGACCCGCCGGTGTGCCGGGACAGGCCCCGACCGTCCCCGTCGAGCGCGGCGACAAGGCCGGGCGCCGTCAGCAGCCGGAAGTACTCCGCCAAGTGCTCGGCGGGAAATGGGACATTGGCGTCCAGCCACCAGGTCAGCAGCGACAGGAGCGAGCTGACATACCACCGTACGGTGACGTCGATCGGCACCTGCGGCCTGCGCTTGCCCCGCAGGGACGCCGCAAAGGGCTCGCGGAGCAGATCGAAAAGATAACGGTGCAGATACTTGAGGATCATCTGACCGCTCTCCTTGCCGACCATCGCCTTGTAGAGACTGAGATGCGCTTTCTCCCCGGCGTGGCGGAAGAACGCCAGAACGAAGTCGAAACCTACGTCCGGCCCTTCCCGGACCGCCGCCTGCAGTGATTGCTGCTGCTCGAGCATCGAGCGCAGGTGATCAAAGCTGCCGAGGAGCAGGTCGTCCTTGTCCCGATAGTGGGAGTAGAACGTGGACCTGCCGACGTCGGCGCGGTCGAGAATGTCCTGCACCGTGATCTTCTCGTAGCCCTTCTCGACGATCAGAGACACCAGGGCTTCGCGCATCATCCTGCGCGTCCGCCCGATGCGGCGGTCCTCCTTCTTCGTCTTCATGAGGCCTCCGGTTTCCGAACGGGGAGTCCCGATCTGTTCGATTCCGAACGTTCGGGGTGCCTTTGATTCTTGATTGGCCGCTCGCCGCTCCCTATGTTCATATCGAACATGGTGTTCATATACAGACAACCTATTCACGAGAAGGGAGGCTGTCAAGTGAACGGTCAGGCCGGAGTGCCGAGGCAGCAGCTCATCGAACTGCGCGGGATCGGCAAGGAGTTCCCGACGGCGGGGGGTACCGTGCAGGTTCTCAGAGACGTGGACCTCAGCGTGGAGCGGGGGGAGTATGTCGCGATCGTCGGGAAGTCGGGGAGCGGGAAATCGACTCTGCTCAACATGATCACTGGCATCGATCACCCGAGTCAGGGAACGGTCACCATCGATTCGGTGGCGGTGCACACCCTGAGCGAAAGCCGTCTGGCGAGGTGGCGGGGGGAGAACATCGGCATCGTCTTTCAGTTCTTCCAACTCATCCCCACGCTCACCATCCTGGAGAACCTGCTCCTGGCCATGGATTTCGTCAGCAAGGTGCCGAAGCCTGATCGTCGGGCGCGGGCGAAGGCCCTGCTCGCGCAGGTCGGCCTCGCCGGTCACGCCGGGAAACTGCCGACGGCCCTCTCCGGCGGGGAACAGCAGCGAGCAGCCCTCGCGCGAGCCCTGGCCAACGATCCGCCGGTCCTGATCGCGGACGAACCCACCGGCAACCTGGACAGCCGAACTGCGCTGGCCGTTCAATCCCTGTTCCGGGAGTTGGTCCAAGGCGGGAAGACGGTCATTGTCGTCACGCACGACCTGAACACCGATGCCGGCTACGAGCGAACGATTTCACTGGCGGACGGCGCCGTCGTCGGCGACACCAGAGCCACCCAGGTCTCGCAGGAACGGCGTCCGCCCGAGCCTCCCGTGCTTCTCCGGATCGCCGCCGCTGCTTCATCTGCCTTTGACGGCGTCTTGTCATGAGCATCAGGATGCGGAAGGCGCTCAGCGATCTGCGCGCCACTCCGGGGCGCACGGCACTCATCACCCTCGCGCTCGCGATCGGCCTGTGGGGCGTGGGGTCGATGCTGGTCTCCTACACGATTCTGACCCGCGACTTGAGGGAGAACCACATCCGGACCAGCCCCCCGCACGCGGTGCTCACGTCCAAGGATTTTGGCCGCCTCGATCTCGTCGCCTTCCGTTCCAGGCCGGAGATTGAGAGCGCCGAGTTCCGCGACCTCTCCTTGCAGCGGATCGAGGTGCATCCGGAGGTCTGGGTGCCGCTGTATCTCTTCGGCGTCGATGACTTCGACGCAGTGCGTCTCGCGCGTCAGTTTCCGCTGGAGGGTCGGGCGTCCCCGCCGCCGGGCACGATGGTCATCGAACGCAACGGCCGGCTGATCTCCGCTCTGGGCGTCGGGTCGCGGGCCAGGGTTCGCAGCGGCTCCAGGGTCCTCGAGCTACCGATCAGCGGCATCGTCTTCGATCCGGGCCAGTCGCCGGCAACGCAGGACCACAGGATCTACGGGTACGTCGACAAGGCGACCTATGCGGCCATGACCGGAGAGATCGCCGGGCAGCGGTTGCTGCTCCGCTTCAGGAACCCGTCCACAAACCGGGAGGTCCGGATCGCCACGGAGCGCGTCCTCGACGGATTGAAGGCCTCGGGCATCGCCGTTGGCACGCACGAGAACCCCCCGCTGAACGAGCACCCCCATCAGTGGCAGCTGAACACGCTGCTCTTCCTGCAGGGCAGCATTTGCCTTCTGGCGTTCCTTCTCGCCGCCGTCCTCGTCTCCCAGGTGATGGCGGCCATCCTCGCCAGGCAGGTCCGCCAGATCGGCATCTTCAAGGCTCTCGGTGCCTCGCGGCTCGGGATCTTCACGATCTACGGCTCGATGATCGCGGTTCTCGCCGTCGTCGCCGGCATGCTGGCGATCCCCGCGGCGCTGGCAACGGGCTTCGCCTTCGCCCGCTTCGTCGCAACGAAGCTCAATTTCGACATCCTGACGACCAGCCTGCCGCTGCGCGTCCACATCCAGCTTGCCGCCGCAGCCCTGCTGCTGCCGTTTCTTCTGTCGCTCACCGCACTGTTCAAGGGGATCGGGGTCCCGGTTCGTGATGCACTGAGCGACTACGGCGTCCGGCAGGATGCCTGCGGCAAGGGCTCGCCCGGCTCCACCGGCAGGTTTCTCTCGAGCAGTCTGCTCCTGGCACTGCGGAACAGCCTGCGGCGCAAGAAGCGTCTGGCGATCACGGTGCTTGGCACGGCGCTCGGCGTGGCCATTTTCAGCACGGGCTTCAACGTCCGGCAGTCGCTCGCTCTGCTGCTGGCGGATGTGAGAAATGGAGCGAGGTGCGACGTGCAGGTCGTGCTTCGGGACCAGGTAGCCAAGGAGCGCGCTCTGGCGCCTTTTCGCTCGCTGGAGAACGTGGCCCGGATCGAGACCGGGAGCTGCGGCCGAGGCGAAATGCAGAGCAAGGAGTTCGTGATGAACCAGGGGGCGCGGGAGATCTCCGGCTTTCCCGCGGCAGGCGAGGTGAACAGCCTGATGTTCGTGGCGAGGGACAAGAGCTATGAGGGGGTGATCGCCCTGAAGAAGGAGATCGAAGAGGCGATCGGACCCAGCGACCTGAATGTTCTCTCCGTGATGTCTCAGGCCGAGCGCACCACGATCATCTCCGACCATCTGGACGTCATCCTGACGACGATCTTGATCACGTCATTCATGGTCCTCGCTGTGAGCGCGATGGGAATGGCCTCGGCCACCGGCATCACCATCATGGAGCGGACGCGCGAAATCGGCGTGCTCAGGGCGATCGGGGCGACGCCGGAGAGGATCTTCAGGCTTTTCGCCGCCGAGGGCATGATCACCAGCGTGGCGGGCATCGCCCTGGGACTCCTCGGGTCGTGGCCGCTGAGCATCGTCGCAGCCTCCTTCTTCGGTAATCTGGTGCTCGGCAAGGGTGCCACGCTGCAAGCCGCCTTCAGCGTGAGCGGATTCGGCATCACCCTGGTCACGACCCTGATCTTCGGCTTCCTGGCCAGCCGGATCCCGGCACAACGGGCGGTTTCGGTATCGACGAGAGAGGCACTGGCCTATGAATAGATGGCCCGTCTTGCTGAAAGGAGATCTCCATGAAGAAGCTCTTGATCACCTCATACTGGATCGGTATTGTCGCCGATGCCTTGGCGACCCTGCTTCTGTTCTCGCCTGCCGTAAGCGGCCAGGTCCTGCGGCCGCTGCCCTATGAGATCACGCCGATGTATCTCTATGTCTCGCGCGTCACCGGCGCCCTGATGCTTGGCTGGACGGTCCTGCTCTTCTGGGGACAGCGCAGGCCGGTCGAGCGCGCGGATCTGCTGCTCATCACGCTCGCTCCCGTGACCGTGATGGCCGGCGCCGCCGTCGCGGTCGCC
The sequence above is a segment of the bacterium genome. Coding sequences within it:
- a CDS encoding response regulator, encoding MLRILLVEDNEMNRDMLSRRLQRKGYEVLIALDGEEGVKVAVAERPDLILMDMSLPVVDGWEATRRIKGLPQTASIPVIALTAHVMTGDRDKALEAGCDDYDSKPVEFERLLGKMQALLRGRERP
- a CDS encoding TetR/AcrR family transcriptional regulator, which produces MKTKKEDRRIGRTRRMMREALVSLIVEKGYEKITVQDILDRADVGRSTFYSHYRDKDDLLLGSFDHLRSMLEQQQSLQAAVREGPDVGFDFVLAFFRHAGEKAHLSLYKAMVGKESGQMILKYLHRYLFDLLREPFAASLRGKRRPQVPIDVTVRWYVSSLLSLLTWWLDANVPFPAEHLAEYFRLLTAPGLVAALDGDGRGLSRHTGGSAARTH
- a CDS encoding ABC transporter permease, which encodes MRKALSDLRATPGRTALITLALAIGLWGVGSMLVSYTILTRDLRENHIRTSPPHAVLTSKDFGRLDLVAFRSRPEIESAEFRDLSLQRIEVHPEVWVPLYLFGVDDFDAVRLARQFPLEGRASPPPGTMVIERNGRLISALGVGSRARVRSGSRVLELPISGIVFDPGQSPATQDHRIYGYVDKATYAAMTGEIAGQRLLLRFRNPSTNREVRIATERVLDGLKASGIAVGTHENPPLNEHPHQWQLNTLLFLQGSICLLAFLLAAVLVSQVMAAILARQVRQIGIFKALGASRLGIFTIYGSMIAVLAVVAGMLAIPAALATGFAFARFVATKLNFDILTTSLPLRVHIQLAAAALLLPFLLSLTALFKGIGVPVRDALSDYGVRQDACGKGSPGSTGRFLSSSLLLALRNSLRRKKRLAITVLGTALGVAIFSTGFNVRQSLALLLADVRNGARCDVQVVLRDQVAKERALAPFRSLENVARIETGSCGRGEMQSKEFVMNQGAREISGFPAAGEVNSLMFVARDKSYEGVIALKKEIEEAIGPSDLNVLSVMSQAERTTIISDHLDVILTTILITSFMVLAVSAMGMASATGITIMERTREIGVLRAIGATPERIFRLFAAEGMITSVAGIALGLLGSWPLSIVAASFFGNLVLGKGATLQAAFSVSGFGITLVTTLIFGFLASRIPAQRAVSVSTREALAYE
- a CDS encoding ABC transporter substrate-binding protein; its protein translation is MAEPLLREEGFTDVQYVVGQSQEDTAKLAREGAIDLSPSFSAVMMFSLEEQRPPLKILSGLHVGCYALVGSERIRSVLDLKGKTVWVGPFVNSGPHIFFSTIVAYVGLDPRTDIQYAWVNKDEAMRLFREGKIDAFITFPPWSYELIEQGIGHLLIDTNVDKPWSQYFCCVVSGQSYFIEKNPVATRRALRAILKAIDIVGRDPVLAARTIIAKKFRPEAEYESILRALKAIPYSRWREYNPEDTIRFYALRMRETGLLATAPQEFINQHTDWRFINGLKKEFRITAW
- a CDS encoding ATP-binding protein, whose amino-acid sequence is MKNWLPRLVSKAPFTVHTKLVGAFFAIAALLIVFGLVVMQVLSGMNRRSEDLSRLRRKVAAFRQLQRDTIAQLYIATSALLSPQERELENALRQLNEYRYDLERLQFVTKNEVELFGKINAEHERLNQLIVQVLELTRRRDFARAEALRSQTPPLADSLERLTNEMVNRAEADMEARVDESHRAYLTSRWVVIGFAVGSIGLAILLGYAVSTSLVQPITLMDSRLKQIASGDFSKRVDVPNRDELGTLADNLNRMSNELKSLYQQIETASRHKSDFLASMSHELRTPLNAIIGYSEMLTEEAEDRNQKDLIPDLQKIRASGKHLLVLINDILDLSKIEAGMIELSPESFDVAGLIEEVVDMVQPLIAKNANVLAINRPDDLGSMYADVTKVRQILFNLLSNACKFTEQGTITLDATRQEPGGGARLSLTVRDTGIGMTPEQMGLLFQPFWQADAQTRRYGGTGLGLAITRQFCSVMGGEIRVASAPGQGTTFTVTLPCSAAARPGEALLPADTGRRARSA
- a CDS encoding ABC transporter ATP-binding protein encodes the protein MNGQAGVPRQQLIELRGIGKEFPTAGGTVQVLRDVDLSVERGEYVAIVGKSGSGKSTLLNMITGIDHPSQGTVTIDSVAVHTLSESRLARWRGENIGIVFQFFQLIPTLTILENLLLAMDFVSKVPKPDRRARAKALLAQVGLAGHAGKLPTALSGGEQQRAALARALANDPPVLIADEPTGNLDSRTALAVQSLFRELVQGGKTVIVVTHDLNTDAGYERTISLADGAVVGDTRATQVSQERRPPEPPVLLRIAAAASSAFDGVLS